Proteins found in one Streptomyces sp. NBC_00461 genomic segment:
- a CDS encoding alpha-L-arabinofuranosidase C-terminal domain-containing protein yields the protein MSRTTRKRLRLGLGASAFLLAAGLVPSPAHAEDVTDYAITVDPATKGAKIDDTMYGVFFEDINRAADGGLYAELVQNRSFEYSTDDNTSYTPLTAWSVSGSGQVVNDDGRLNARNRNYLSLGAGSSVTNSGYNTGIRVEGGKRYDFSVWARAQSGTALTVSLGDTDGSPATARRIAVRKGGWARYKVSFTAARTSSDGRLTVASSAAAALDMVSLFPRDTYRHEANGLRKDLAEKVAALHPGFVRFPGGCLVNTGSMEDYSAASGYQRKRSYQWKDTVGPVETRATNSNFWGYNQSYGLGYYEYFRFAEDIGAMPLPVVPALVTGCGQNKAVADDALLKRHVQDTLDLIEFANGPVTSEWGGERARMGHPKPFHLTHIEVGNEENLPNEFFARFRQFRAAIQAKYPHMRVISNSGPDDSGSTFDTAWKLNKDAKVDMVDEHYYNSPRWFLQNNDRYDSYDRSGPKVFLGEYASGGNAFKNGLAEAAYMTGLERNADVVQLASYAPLFANEDYVQWSPDMVWFNNHASWGSANYEVQKLFMNNVGDRVVPSTATGTPALLTPISGAVGLSTWDTTAAYDDVKVTDADGNTLLTDDFSGDASKWTHTGAGSWSVQDGQYVQTSENAENTMVSAGDPSWHDYDLRVKATKKSGREGFLVAFGVKDTGNYYWWNLGGWGNTQSAVEQAVDGGKSTLLSKAGSVETGRAYDVHVKVRGRQVTLYLDGQEWGSFTDDKPAEPFRQVVTEDHKTGDLIVKVVNAQSSAARTTIDLGGAKVASTARVTTLAAAPDAVNSETSRAVAPTASTFSGVADRFTYTFRANSITFLRLRQR from the coding sequence ATGTCACGCACCACCCGCAAGCGGCTGAGACTCGGCCTCGGAGCAAGCGCTTTCCTGCTCGCTGCCGGTCTCGTCCCGTCCCCGGCCCACGCCGAGGACGTCACCGACTACGCGATCACCGTCGACCCCGCCACCAAGGGCGCGAAGATCGACGACACGATGTACGGCGTCTTCTTCGAGGACATCAACCGCGCCGCCGACGGCGGCCTCTACGCCGAACTCGTGCAGAACCGGTCCTTCGAGTACTCCACCGACGACAACACCTCGTACACGCCGCTGACGGCGTGGTCAGTGTCAGGCAGTGGGCAGGTCGTGAACGACGACGGCCGGCTGAACGCCCGTAACCGCAACTACCTCTCCCTGGGCGCCGGTTCGTCCGTCACGAACTCCGGTTACAACACCGGCATTCGCGTCGAGGGCGGAAAGAGGTACGACTTCTCGGTGTGGGCCCGCGCCCAAAGCGGTACGGCGCTCACGGTCTCCCTCGGCGACACCGACGGCTCGCCGGCCACCGCCCGGCGGATTGCCGTGCGCAAGGGAGGCTGGGCGCGGTACAAGGTGAGCTTCACCGCCGCCCGCACCAGTTCCGACGGCCGCCTCACCGTGGCCTCCTCCGCCGCGGCCGCGCTCGACATGGTCTCCCTGTTCCCGCGCGACACCTACCGGCACGAGGCCAACGGCCTGCGAAAGGACCTCGCGGAGAAGGTCGCCGCGCTGCACCCCGGCTTCGTGCGCTTCCCGGGCGGCTGTCTGGTCAACACCGGCTCCATGGAGGACTACAGCGCCGCCTCCGGATACCAGCGCAAGCGCTCGTACCAGTGGAAGGACACCGTCGGCCCGGTCGAGACGCGCGCCACGAACTCCAACTTCTGGGGCTACAACCAGAGTTACGGCCTCGGCTACTACGAATACTTCCGCTTCGCCGAGGACATCGGCGCCATGCCGCTGCCCGTCGTGCCTGCCCTGGTCACCGGTTGCGGCCAGAACAAGGCCGTCGCCGACGACGCGCTGCTCAAGCGGCACGTCCAGGACACCCTGGACCTCATCGAGTTCGCCAACGGGCCGGTGACGAGCGAGTGGGGCGGCGAGCGCGCCCGGATGGGCCACCCCAAGCCCTTCCACCTCACCCACATCGAGGTCGGCAACGAGGAGAACCTCCCGAACGAGTTCTTCGCCCGCTTCCGGCAGTTCCGCGCCGCGATCCAGGCGAAGTACCCGCACATGCGGGTCATCTCCAACTCCGGCCCGGACGATTCCGGTTCGACCTTCGACACGGCCTGGAAGCTGAACAAGGACGCCAAGGTCGACATGGTCGACGAGCACTACTACAACAGCCCACGGTGGTTCCTGCAGAACAACGACCGCTACGACTCCTACGACAGGAGCGGGCCCAAGGTCTTCCTGGGCGAGTACGCCTCCGGGGGCAACGCCTTCAAGAACGGCCTCGCCGAGGCGGCGTACATGACCGGCCTGGAGCGCAACGCGGACGTCGTCCAACTCGCTTCGTACGCACCGCTGTTCGCCAACGAGGACTATGTGCAGTGGAGCCCGGACATGGTGTGGTTCAACAACCACGCCTCCTGGGGCTCGGCGAACTACGAGGTCCAGAAGCTGTTCATGAACAACGTCGGCGACCGGGTCGTCCCCTCCACGGCCACCGGCACGCCCGCACTGCTCACCCCGATCTCCGGCGCCGTCGGCCTGTCGACCTGGGACACCACCGCGGCGTACGACGACGTGAAGGTGACGGATGCCGACGGGAACACGCTGCTCACCGACGACTTCTCCGGTGACGCCTCGAAGTGGACGCACACCGGGGCCGGCAGCTGGAGCGTCCAGGACGGGCAGTACGTCCAGACCTCCGAGAACGCCGAGAACACCATGGTGTCGGCCGGCGATCCGTCCTGGCACGACTACGACCTGCGGGTGAAGGCCACCAAGAAGTCCGGCAGGGAGGGCTTCCTCGTCGCCTTCGGCGTCAAGGACACCGGCAACTACTACTGGTGGAACCTGGGTGGCTGGGGCAACACCCAGTCCGCCGTCGAGCAGGCCGTGGACGGCGGCAAGTCGACGCTCCTCTCCAAGGCGGGGTCGGTCGAGACCGGCCGTGCCTACGACGTCCACGTCAAGGTGCGCGGCCGTCAGGTGACCCTGTACCTCGACGGTCAGGAGTGGGGCAGCTTCACGGACGACAAGCCGGCCGAGCCGTTCCGCCAGGTCGTCACCGAGGACCACAAGACCGGTGACCTGATCGTCAAGGTCGTCAACGCCCAGTCCTCGGCGGCCCGCACGACGATCGACCTCGGCGGTGCGAAGGTCGCGTCGACGGCCAGGGTGACCACGCTGGCCGCCGCGCCCGACGCGGTGAACAGCGAGACGAGCAGGGCCGTCGCGCCGACGGCGTCCACCTTCTCGGGGGTCGCCGACAGGTTCACCTACACCTTCCGGGCGAACTCGATCACCTTCCTGCGGCTCAGGCAGAGGTAG
- a CDS encoding DUF6314 family protein — protein MTGEPWPVPDVLAHLAGRWRVRRTVRDLASGDEGHFEGTTVFSPLPEGGLLHEETGTFTWLGVARPAERTLRFLRGSSPGRADVRFADGRPFHGLDLTTGHHVADHPCAADLYRGEFTVRDADRWRSVWRVGGPAKDLVLTTDYAREG, from the coding sequence ATGACGGGCGAGCCGTGGCCCGTGCCCGACGTGCTGGCCCATCTGGCCGGGCGCTGGCGCGTGCGGCGCACGGTGCGCGATCTGGCGAGCGGGGACGAGGGGCACTTCGAGGGCACCACGGTCTTCAGCCCGCTGCCGGAGGGCGGCCTGCTGCACGAGGAGACCGGCACCTTCACCTGGCTGGGCGTCGCGCGGCCCGCCGAGCGAACCCTGCGCTTCCTGCGGGGGAGTTCACCGGGCAGGGCGGACGTACGTTTCGCCGACGGCCGCCCCTTCCACGGCCTGGACCTGACCACCGGGCACCATGTCGCCGACCACCCCTGCGCGGCGGACCTCTACCGCGGCGAGTTCACCGTCCGGGACGCGGACCGCTGGCGGTCGGTGTGGCGGGTGGGCGGACCCGCCAAGGACCTCGTGCTCACGACCGACTACGCGCGTGAGGGCTGA
- a CDS encoding histidine phosphatase family protein yields MQLRVTFVAAARSSPLLAERFEDDRPLDQAGWDEVQRVAHDLIPLAAAELRYCSPTPRSRATGDALGYAPLVQLALRDCDMGRWRGLTLGEAMAREPAAVDTWLGDPRATPHGGESLLAFVSRVGGWLDTRPAEDGGRIVAVAEPSVIRAALVYALKAPPSTYWNIDVRPLSTTTVTGHAGRWNLRFDGVPVQPSRA; encoded by the coding sequence ATGCAACTACGGGTCACTTTCGTCGCCGCCGCGCGCAGCTCCCCGCTGCTCGCCGAGCGCTTCGAGGACGACCGTCCGCTCGACCAGGCCGGCTGGGACGAGGTGCAGCGTGTCGCGCACGACCTCATCCCGCTCGCGGCGGCCGAGCTGCGCTACTGCTCGCCCACGCCCCGCAGTCGCGCCACCGGTGACGCCCTCGGCTACGCGCCACTCGTCCAACTCGCCCTGCGGGACTGCGACATGGGCCGCTGGCGCGGGCTGACGCTCGGCGAGGCGATGGCCCGCGAGCCGGCCGCCGTGGACACCTGGCTGGGCGATCCGCGGGCCACCCCGCACGGCGGTGAGTCGCTGCTCGCCTTCGTCTCCCGGGTCGGGGGCTGGCTCGACACCAGGCCGGCCGAGGACGGCGGCCGAATCGTCGCCGTCGCCGAGCCGTCCGTCATCCGCGCGGCCCTCGTCTACGCTCTGAAGGCGCCGCCGTCGACGTACTGGAACATCGATGTGCGCCCCCTGTCGACGACCACCGTCACGGGCCACGCCGGCCGCTGGAACCTCCGCTTCGACGGGGTCCCGGTTCAGCCCTCACGCGCGTAG
- a CDS encoding GNAT family N-acetyltransferase: MTDTPGLPDGYEISADPDRIDTERVHRWLSTDAYWAIGRTREKHASAMAGSLNFGVYDLVSGDQVAYARIITDRATFAWLCDVYVDPSVRGKGVGTAMVAAVRDHLRPYGLRRILLATHDAHGVYEKLGFRELARPDQWMALVSE, from the coding sequence ATGACCGACACCCCCGGCCTCCCCGACGGCTACGAGATCTCCGCCGACCCCGATCGCATCGACACCGAGCGCGTGCACCGCTGGCTGTCCACCGACGCGTACTGGGCGATCGGGCGGACCCGGGAGAAGCATGCATCGGCGATGGCGGGTTCGCTGAACTTCGGGGTGTACGACTTGGTTTCCGGGGATCAGGTGGCGTATGCACGGATCATCACCGACCGGGCCACCTTCGCCTGGCTCTGCGACGTGTACGTCGACCCTTCCGTGCGCGGCAAGGGTGTCGGTACGGCGATGGTCGCGGCGGTCCGCGACCACCTGCGCCCGTACGGGCTGCGCCGCATCCTGCTCGCCACCCACGACGCCCACGGGGTGTACGAGAAGCTCGGTTTCCGGGAGCTGGCGAGGCCCGACCAGTGGATGGCGCTCGTCTCCGAGTGA
- a CDS encoding aminotransferase-like domain-containing protein yields MQERSSVGELANQLRREINRYSPGGKLPSSRSLVERFRVSPVTVSRALAQLSAEGLVVTRPGAGAFRAQPRGTAAPVGDTSWQEVALSADGAADLVPRSVDASGVTVSLAAPPPGVVEFNGGYLHPSLQPERAMAAALSRAGRRPGAWGRPPMEGLPELREWFARSIGGGVTAAGVLISAGGQSALTTALRALAPPGAPVLVESPTYPGMLAIARAAGLRPVPVPVDADGVKPALLADAFRATGARVFVCQPLFQNPTGAVLAPERRGEVLRIAREAGAFVVEDDFVRRLVHEDAGPLPSPLAADDPDGVVVHVCSLTKATSPSFRVSALAAHGPVLERLRAIQVVDTFFVPRPLQEAALELVGSPAWPRHLRAISTELKTRRDTMTAALRLGLPELSLPHIPSGGYHLWLRLPDGTDETALTAAALRAGVALTPGRPYFSAESPAPHVRLSFAAVAGTQEITEGVRRLRTACDEVL; encoded by the coding sequence ATGCAAGAGCGTAGCAGTGTGGGTGAACTGGCGAACCAGCTGCGACGGGAAATCAACCGCTACTCTCCTGGTGGAAAGCTCCCGTCGAGCCGGTCCCTCGTCGAACGGTTCCGGGTCAGCCCGGTGACCGTCTCGCGGGCCCTGGCCCAGCTGTCCGCCGAGGGCCTGGTGGTGACCAGGCCGGGAGCCGGCGCCTTCCGTGCGCAGCCGCGCGGCACGGCCGCTCCGGTCGGCGACACCTCGTGGCAGGAGGTCGCTCTCAGCGCGGACGGCGCCGCCGACCTCGTACCGCGTTCCGTCGACGCGTCCGGAGTCACGGTGTCGCTCGCCGCACCGCCGCCAGGAGTCGTCGAGTTCAACGGCGGCTATCTGCACCCGTCGTTGCAGCCCGAGCGGGCGATGGCGGCGGCCCTTTCCCGGGCCGGACGGCGCCCCGGCGCCTGGGGGCGGCCGCCGATGGAGGGGCTGCCGGAGCTGCGGGAGTGGTTCGCGCGCAGCATCGGGGGAGGGGTGACCGCCGCCGGGGTGCTCATCAGCGCGGGTGGCCAGTCCGCACTCACGACCGCGCTGCGCGCGCTCGCTCCGCCCGGAGCGCCGGTGCTCGTCGAATCGCCCACGTATCCGGGTATGCTGGCGATCGCACGGGCGGCGGGTCTGCGGCCCGTCCCGGTCCCGGTGGACGCGGACGGCGTGAAACCGGCCCTGCTCGCCGACGCGTTCCGGGCGACCGGCGCGCGCGTCTTCGTCTGCCAGCCCCTGTTCCAGAACCCGACCGGCGCCGTGCTCGCCCCCGAACGCCGCGGCGAGGTGCTCCGTATCGCGCGCGAGGCCGGCGCCTTCGTCGTCGAGGACGACTTCGTACGACGGCTCGTGCACGAGGACGCGGGACCGCTGCCGAGCCCCCTCGCGGCGGACGATCCCGACGGAGTCGTCGTCCACGTCTGCTCGCTCACCAAGGCGACCTCGCCCAGCTTCCGGGTGAGCGCGCTGGCCGCCCACGGCCCGGTTCTGGAACGGCTGCGCGCCATCCAGGTCGTCGACACCTTCTTCGTCCCCCGGCCGCTTCAGGAAGCGGCCCTCGAACTCGTCGGCTCGCCCGCCTGGCCGCGCCATCTCCGGGCCATCTCCACGGAGTTGAAGACCCGCCGCGACACGATGACGGCAGCCCTGCGCCTCGGCCTCCCCGAACTCTCCCTCCCGCACATCCCGTCCGGCGGCTACCACCTGTGGCTGCGCCTGCCCGACGGCACGGACGAAACCGCTCTGACGGCGGCGGCCCTGCGCGCGGGGGTCGCCCTCACGCCCGGCCGCCCGTACTTCAGCGCGGAATCCCCGGCACCGCACGTGCGGTTGAGCTTCGCGGCGGTGGCAGGGACACAGGAGATCACGGAGGGGGTACGGCGGCTGCGCACGGCCTGCGACGAGGTGCTCTAG
- a CDS encoding DMT family transporter, translating into MTAQDSATASQRIAVATPPGTTAGTGTLQAALGVTAFSLTFPATAWGLEGFGPWSLVAVRSVLAALIAGTCLLALRVSPPDRRHVAGLAVVGAGVVVGFPLLTTLALQTSTTAHAAVVVGLLPLTTALFSALRMGTRPSRTFWTAALAGAAAVVAFTVQQSGGALTTADLYLFAALLVCAAGYTEGGRLARVMPGWQVIGWALVLCLPLSVPAAALALSYEPVRLTAHSVAGLLWVAAGSQFLGLVVWYRGMAAIGIPKASQLQLAQPLLTLVWSVLLLGEHLTVAAPLTAAAVLVCIAVTQRARG; encoded by the coding sequence ATGACAGCACAGGATAGCGCTACTGCCTCACAGCGGATAGCGGTCGCCACCCCGCCCGGGACGACAGCCGGCACCGGCACGCTCCAGGCCGCCCTCGGCGTCACCGCCTTCTCCCTCACCTTCCCCGCCACCGCCTGGGGCCTGGAGGGCTTCGGACCCTGGTCCCTGGTGGCCGTGCGCAGTGTTCTGGCGGCCCTGATCGCGGGCACGTGTCTGCTGGCCCTGCGCGTTTCGCCGCCGGACCGACGGCACGTGGCGGGACTCGCGGTCGTCGGCGCGGGTGTCGTCGTCGGCTTCCCGCTGCTCACCACCCTCGCCCTGCAGACCTCGACCACCGCGCACGCGGCCGTCGTGGTGGGCCTGCTCCCGCTCACGACCGCGCTGTTCTCCGCCCTGCGCATGGGCACCCGCCCCTCCCGCACCTTCTGGACGGCGGCCCTCGCGGGTGCGGCGGCCGTCGTCGCCTTCACGGTGCAGCAGAGCGGCGGTGCGCTGACGACCGCCGACCTCTATCTGTTCGCCGCGCTGCTGGTATGCGCGGCCGGCTACACCGAGGGCGGCCGGCTCGCCCGGGTCATGCCGGGCTGGCAGGTCATCGGCTGGGCGCTGGTGCTGTGCCTGCCGCTGAGCGTGCCGGCCGCCGCGCTGGCGCTGTCGTACGAACCCGTGCGGTTGACCGCGCACAGCGTGGCCGGGCTGCTGTGGGTCGCGGCGGGCTCGCAGTTCCTCGGCCTGGTCGTCTGGTACCGGGGCATGGCGGCCATCGGCATCCCGAAGGCCAGCCAGTTGCAGTTGGCCCAGCCCCTGCTCACACTGGTGTGGTCGGTGCTGCTGCTGGGCGAGCACCTGACGGTGGCCGCGCCGCTGACGGCCGCGGCGGTACTCGTGTGCATCGCCGTCACCCAGCGGGCGCGAGGCTGA
- a CDS encoding DUF1918 domain-containing protein, whose protein sequence is MHAIVGDQLVQHGRVVGQQDKVGEIVEVLGQEGNPPFRVRFEDGHVGVCSPGPDTEIRHKETQK, encoded by the coding sequence ATGCACGCAATCGTGGGCGACCAGCTTGTCCAGCACGGCAGGGTGGTCGGACAACAGGACAAGGTCGGCGAGATCGTCGAAGTACTGGGCCAGGAGGGCAACCCTCCCTTCCGCGTCCGCTTCGAGGACGGGCATGTGGGCGTCTGCTCACCCGGCCCCGACACCGAGATCCGGCACAAGGAAACACAGAAGTAG
- a CDS encoding glycoside hydrolase family 10 protein has translation MGRLSRRAFALAALATLATAPDAGAVPGRRRAITGMRGVWLATVANRDWPSRPGMTAAEQRRELISHLDVAVRNRLNTVIFQVRPTADALWPSPYEPWSEYLTGTQGKDPGWNPLETAVEEAHARGLELHAWFNPYRIAVHTDLTKLVASHPARRHPDWVVAYGGKLYYNPGLPEVRAFVQRAILDAVKKYPVDAVHFDDYFYPYPVAGQTFDDDEAYARHGAGFPDRAAWRRDNIDKLVRETAACIRRTRPGTRFGISPFGVWRNAATDPLGSDTRAGVQTYDDLHADTRKWVRKNWIDYVAPQIYWNLGFAAADYAKLLPWWAEVARGTGTRLYVGEALYKAGDPAQPAAWQDPAELSRHLTLAEEHPQVRGHVFFAAKDVAADRIGAMARVVADHYRQPARPPR, from the coding sequence ATGGGGCGACTGTCACGCAGGGCGTTCGCGCTGGCCGCGCTGGCGACTCTGGCGACCGCGCCGGACGCGGGCGCGGTGCCGGGTCGCCGGCGCGCGATCACCGGGATGCGGGGCGTGTGGCTGGCGACCGTGGCCAACCGGGACTGGCCCTCCCGGCCGGGCATGACCGCGGCCGAGCAGCGCAGGGAACTCATCAGCCACCTCGATGTGGCCGTCAGGAACCGCCTCAACACCGTGATCTTCCAGGTGCGTCCCACGGCCGACGCGCTGTGGCCCTCGCCGTACGAGCCCTGGTCGGAGTACCTCACCGGGACCCAGGGCAAGGACCCCGGCTGGAACCCACTGGAGACGGCGGTCGAGGAGGCCCACGCCCGCGGCCTGGAACTGCACGCCTGGTTCAACCCGTACCGGATCGCCGTCCACACGGACCTGACGAAGCTGGTCGCCTCGCACCCCGCGCGCAGGCATCCGGACTGGGTGGTGGCGTACGGCGGGAAGCTCTACTACAACCCGGGGCTGCCCGAGGTCCGCGCCTTCGTCCAGCGGGCGATCCTCGACGCGGTGAAGAAGTACCCCGTGGACGCCGTGCACTTCGACGACTACTTCTACCCGTATCCCGTGGCCGGCCAGACCTTCGACGACGACGAGGCCTACGCCCGCCACGGCGCGGGTTTCCCGGACCGGGCCGCCTGGCGCCGGGACAACATCGACAAGCTGGTGCGCGAGACGGCCGCCTGCATCCGGCGGACCCGGCCGGGCACGCGCTTCGGCATCAGCCCGTTCGGAGTGTGGCGCAACGCCGCCACCGACCCGCTCGGCTCCGACACCCGGGCGGGCGTGCAGACGTACGACGACCTGCACGCGGACACCCGCAAGTGGGTGCGCAAGAACTGGATCGACTACGTCGCGCCGCAGATCTACTGGAACCTCGGCTTCGCCGCCGCCGACTACGCCAAGCTGCTGCCCTGGTGGGCGGAGGTCGCACGGGGCACCGGGACGCGGTTGTACGTGGGGGAGGCGCTCTACAAGGCCGGCGACCCGGCACAGCCCGCGGCCTGGCAGGATCCGGCCGAACTCTCCCGGCACCTCACCCTGGCCGAGGAGCACCCGCAGGTGCGCGGTCATGTCTTCTTCGCCGCCAAGGACGTGGCGGCGGACCGCATCGGGGCGATGGCACGGGTCGTCGCCGACCACTACCGGCAGCCGGCGAGGCCCCCGCGCTGA
- a CDS encoding 3-hydroxybutyryl-CoA dehydrogenase — translation MTDIAAGDIARVGVVGCGQMGAGIAEVCARSGLDVKVAETTGEALEIGRTRLFNSLSKAAERGKISAAELDATQARLSFTTDLGELADRDLVIEAVVENEQVKTEIFQVLDQVVTRPDAILASNTSSIPLVRLAVATSRPDQVVGIHFFNPAPVQQLVELIPALTTSEGTLARAQQFAEKTVGKHAIRAQDRSGFVVNALLIPYLLSAIRMFESGIASREDIDNGMELGCAHPMGPLKLSDLIGLDTVASVAFSMYEEYKEPLYAAPPLLQRMVDAGRLGRKTGSGFYSYS, via the coding sequence GTGACAGACATCGCGGCGGGAGACATCGCGCGCGTCGGAGTCGTGGGCTGCGGCCAGATGGGAGCCGGCATCGCCGAGGTGTGCGCCCGTTCCGGGCTGGACGTGAAGGTCGCCGAGACCACCGGCGAGGCCCTGGAGATCGGCCGCACCCGGCTGTTCAACTCCCTGTCCAAGGCGGCCGAGCGCGGCAAGATCAGCGCGGCGGAGCTCGACGCGACGCAGGCGCGGCTCAGCTTCACCACCGACCTCGGCGAGCTCGCCGACCGCGACCTGGTCATCGAGGCCGTCGTGGAGAACGAGCAGGTCAAGACCGAGATCTTCCAGGTGCTCGACCAGGTCGTGACCCGGCCGGACGCGATCCTCGCGTCCAACACCTCCTCCATTCCGCTGGTGAGGCTGGCGGTCGCCACCTCGCGGCCGGACCAGGTCGTAGGCATCCACTTCTTCAACCCGGCCCCGGTGCAGCAGCTCGTCGAGCTGATCCCGGCGCTCACCACCTCCGAGGGCACGCTGGCCCGCGCCCAGCAGTTCGCGGAGAAGACGGTCGGCAAGCACGCCATCCGTGCCCAGGACCGCTCCGGCTTCGTGGTCAACGCGCTGCTGATCCCGTATCTCCTCTCCGCCATCCGGATGTTCGAGTCCGGCATAGCCAGCCGCGAGGACATCGACAACGGCATGGAGCTGGGCTGCGCCCACCCGATGGGCCCGCTGAAGCTGTCCGACCTGATCGGCCTGGACACGGTCGCCTCGGTGGCCTTCTCGATGTACGAGGAGTACAAGGAGCCGCTGTACGCCGCTCCCCCGCTGCTGCAGCGGATGGTGGACGCGGGCCGGCTCGGCCGGAAGACCGGCTCGGGCTTCTACAGCTACAGCTGA
- a CDS encoding NUDIX hydrolase translates to MQWTKQNEQTVYSNRWFSVNLADVELPDGRHLDHFLIRLRPVAVATVVNEANEVLLLWRHRFITDSWGWELAAGVVEDGEDIAVAAARELEEETGWRPGPLQHLMSVEPSNGLTDARHHIYWTDEGEYIGHPVDDFESDRREWVPLKLVPDMVARGEVPAANMAAALLLLHHLRLGQDA, encoded by the coding sequence GTGCAGTGGACGAAACAGAACGAACAAACTGTGTACTCAAACCGCTGGTTCAGCGTCAACCTCGCGGATGTCGAGCTGCCGGACGGCCGGCATCTCGACCACTTTCTGATACGGCTGCGGCCGGTGGCCGTGGCGACGGTGGTCAACGAGGCCAACGAGGTCCTCCTGTTGTGGCGCCACCGCTTCATCACCGACAGCTGGGGGTGGGAACTCGCCGCGGGTGTGGTCGAGGACGGTGAGGACATCGCCGTCGCGGCCGCCAGGGAACTCGAGGAGGAGACCGGCTGGCGACCGGGACCTCTGCAGCACCTCATGAGCGTGGAGCCGTCCAACGGCCTCACCGACGCACGGCACCACATCTACTGGACCGACGAGGGCGAGTACATCGGGCATCCCGTGGACGACTTCGAGTCGGACCGCCGGGAGTGGGTCCCCCTCAAGCTCGTCCCCGACATGGTCGCCCGCGGCGAGGTCCCGGCCGCCAACATGGCGGCCGCGTTACTTCTGCTGCACCACCTCAGGCTCGGGCAGGACGCGTAG
- a CDS encoding transcriptional regulator — protein sequence MQPNTLLDAILDEAGISHAGLAAHVNQAGRARGLALRYEHTAVARWLKGQRPRGQVPDLICEVLAGRLHRPVTLDDIGLGVPGEPSTPHGTTLSGFVERATALWRSDEQQRPHILGAPAVTGTPAVMPVWEWENPPEDVDVSRGGRHRVTASDIEMLRAARTHYEQMYRKAGGIATRARIVGFLNAEAAPLLRGSYTDATGRQLHRATGGLVAIAGICAYDSDAHGLAQRYFHQALRLAKASGDRGLGAYVIALLVNQALFMREYRQAVAFAEAALRAAGRHITPALACDLYAMQAKAYAHLGDGTTALSCIRRAEQAAERIRRGYEPDETGYVQPGLVNVQVAEALLSLGELVAAAEHAAAAVDNPAHDRGRVHRLAMLSTIELRQGNADKAVATAVQMAEQARGMESQRLRDRLRAVRDHLVRSGCAGTAEAAELIDGALRVPL from the coding sequence ATGCAGCCCAACACTCTGCTCGACGCGATCCTGGACGAGGCGGGGATCTCGCATGCGGGGCTGGCAGCACACGTCAATCAGGCGGGGCGGGCGCGCGGCCTCGCGCTCCGGTACGAACACACCGCCGTAGCACGGTGGTTGAAGGGGCAGCGGCCGCGCGGTCAGGTGCCGGACCTGATCTGTGAGGTGCTCGCGGGCCGGCTGCACCGGCCGGTCACGCTGGACGACATCGGCCTCGGCGTGCCCGGCGAGCCGTCCACTCCGCACGGCACCACCCTCTCCGGCTTCGTCGAGCGTGCCACCGCCCTGTGGCGCTCCGACGAGCAGCAGCGCCCGCACATCCTGGGCGCGCCCGCGGTCACCGGCACGCCCGCCGTCATGCCCGTGTGGGAGTGGGAGAACCCGCCCGAGGACGTGGACGTCTCGCGCGGCGGCCGGCACCGGGTCACCGCGAGCGACATCGAGATGCTGCGCGCCGCCCGCACCCACTACGAGCAGATGTACCGCAAGGCCGGCGGCATAGCGACCCGCGCCCGGATCGTCGGCTTCCTCAACGCCGAGGCCGCCCCGCTGCTGCGCGGCAGCTACACCGACGCCACCGGCCGTCAACTGCACCGGGCGACGGGCGGGTTGGTGGCGATCGCCGGCATCTGCGCCTACGACTCCGACGCGCACGGTCTCGCCCAGCGCTACTTCCACCAGGCCCTCAGGCTGGCGAAGGCCAGCGGGGACCGGGGCCTGGGCGCGTACGTGATCGCCCTGCTGGTCAACCAGGCCCTGTTCATGCGGGAGTACCGGCAGGCCGTCGCCTTCGCGGAGGCCGCACTGCGGGCCGCCGGCAGACACATCACGCCGGCGCTCGCCTGCGACCTCTACGCGATGCAGGCGAAGGCGTACGCACACCTGGGCGACGGTACGACCGCGCTGTCCTGCATCCGGCGGGCGGAGCAGGCCGCCGAACGCATCCGGCGCGGGTACGAACCCGACGAAACCGGCTATGTCCAGCCAGGGTTGGTCAACGTCCAGGTGGCGGAGGCCCTGCTCAGTCTCGGCGAACTCGTGGCGGCGGCGGAGCACGCGGCCGCCGCCGTCGACAATCCGGCGCACGACCGCGGCCGGGTGCACCGGCTCGCCATGCTCAGCACGATCGAACTGCGCCAGGGCAATGCCGACAAAGCCGTGGCCACGGCCGTGCAGATGGCCGAACAGGCCCGTGGAATGGAGTCCCAGCGGCTGCGCGACAGACTCAGGGCGGTACGCGACCATCTGGTGCGCAGCGGCTGCGCGGGCACCGCCGAAGCCGCCGAACTGATCGACGGAGCACTGCGCGTACCGCTGTAG